Proteins co-encoded in one Marinomonas sp. IMCC 4694 genomic window:
- a CDS encoding DJ-1 family glyoxalase III: MSKVLVPIANGNEDIEAITIIDVLRRGGVAVTVASIHESKQVVMAHGTKVEADVRLAEVSEQVFDAIVLPGGMPGAEHLRDCQLLIDMLEKHDIDDALLAAICASPAVVFGTHGFVVDKQATCYPGFEAGLTGAEYLPNEPVVMDGNILTGKGPAAAMVFALTVLGNLKGYETAQGVADGLLC; this comes from the coding sequence ATGAGCAAAGTATTGGTTCCGATTGCAAACGGCAATGAAGACATAGAAGCCATCACCATTATTGATGTGCTGCGCCGTGGCGGTGTGGCGGTAACGGTGGCAAGTATTCATGAATCTAAGCAGGTCGTCATGGCTCATGGCACAAAAGTCGAAGCTGACGTGCGCCTAGCCGAGGTATCAGAACAGGTATTTGATGCGATTGTACTGCCTGGCGGCATGCCGGGCGCAGAGCACTTGCGTGACTGTCAGTTGTTGATTGATATGTTAGAAAAGCATGACATTGACGACGCTTTATTGGCGGCCATTTGTGCGTCGCCCGCTGTGGTATTCGGCACGCATGGTTTTGTTGTGGACAAGCAAGCGACCTGTTACCCAGGATTTGAAGCGGGTTTAACTGGCGCAGAATACCTGCCGAACGAACCCGTAGTGATGGACGGGAATATTCTGACGGGCAAAGGCCCCGCGGCCGCAATGGTATTTGCTCTGACTGTGCTGGGCAATTTGAAAGGCTATGAAACGGCACAAGGTGTCGCGGATGGCTTGTTGTGCTAG
- the rimI gene encoding ribosomal protein S18-alanine N-acetyltransferase, whose amino-acid sequence MINECFIRQAVESDEPSIIALDALSNPHPWGANLVADALQTRRNWVVVASEVSPNVVGWLTASVVLDQSELELIVIDSAVRRQGLARRLMMAWLASVAQQGVTESLLEVRESNESAMALYESLGFVLVGRRKNYYEVKQNDQTLQGREAACLLTLNLSAERGKI is encoded by the coding sequence ATGATAAACGAGTGTTTTATTCGTCAAGCGGTTGAGTCTGATGAGCCTTCTATTATTGCGCTTGATGCGCTGTCGAACCCTCATCCTTGGGGTGCGAATCTAGTGGCAGATGCCCTGCAAACACGACGGAATTGGGTGGTTGTCGCCTCTGAGGTAAGCCCAAACGTCGTCGGTTGGCTTACGGCCTCGGTGGTGCTTGATCAGTCCGAATTAGAATTAATTGTGATTGATTCGGCAGTCCGTAGACAAGGCTTGGCCAGAAGGTTGATGATGGCGTGGTTGGCGTCGGTCGCACAGCAAGGGGTGACAGAATCCTTGTTAGAAGTGCGTGAATCCAATGAGAGCGCGATGGCTTTGTATGAGTCGTTGGGTTTTGTCCTAGTGGGGCGCCGAAAAAACTACTATGAAGTAAAGCAAAACGATCAAACACTACAAGGTCGCGAGGCGGCTTGTTTGTTGACGTTAAACCTTTCAGCTGAAAGAGGTAAAATATGA
- a CDS encoding DUF6172 family protein, which produces MKKNFVLSHPKLSYQRIIEAAKNEVKQYIKQERKKALPEGADFWGFNCKFGQVADKARSIHEGDINTNISSAQSQHWKSFYLEVIPAPKQRAKRNED; this is translated from the coding sequence ATGAAAAAAAACTTTGTCTTGTCTCACCCCAAGCTGTCTTATCAGCGCATTATTGAAGCCGCTAAAAACGAAGTAAAACAGTACATCAAGCAAGAGCGCAAAAAAGCCTTGCCAGAAGGCGCTGATTTTTGGGGTTTTAATTGCAAATTCGGTCAAGTGGCTGATAAAGCCCGCAGCATTCACGAAGGTGACATTAATACCAATATCAGTTCAGCCCAAAGCCAGCATTGGAAATCTTTCTACTTAGAGGTGATTCCAGCGCCAAAACAACGCGCTAAGCGTAACGAAGACTGA
- a CDS encoding phosphatidylglycerophosphatase A, producing the protein MANSAPASVWRNPIHFLAFGLGSGAAPKAPGTFGTLAAVPIFIWLLQGLSTTDYLVMLVVTSLVGIYLCGKTSKDMGVHDHSGIVWDEFVGYWITMFLAPEGWMYIVLGFVLFRLFDILKPWPISWVDKHVHGGFGIMLDDILAGLMSFVVLQALVEFVL; encoded by the coding sequence ATGGCGAATTCAGCCCCCGCGTCGGTTTGGCGTAACCCGATCCATTTTCTGGCGTTTGGCTTAGGTTCCGGTGCGGCACCTAAAGCACCGGGCACTTTTGGCACGTTGGCAGCGGTGCCCATTTTTATCTGGTTGCTGCAAGGTTTAAGCACCACCGACTATCTCGTCATGCTGGTGGTCACCTCGTTGGTGGGGATTTATCTGTGTGGCAAAACCTCAAAAGACATGGGCGTGCACGACCACTCGGGCATCGTTTGGGATGAATTTGTTGGCTACTGGATTACCATGTTCCTCGCCCCCGAAGGCTGGATGTACATTGTATTAGGCTTCGTTTTATTTCGCCTATTCGACATCTTAAAGCCGTGGCCCATTTCATGGGTCGACAAGCACGTACATGGCGGATTCGGCATCATGCTCGACGACATACTCGCCGGTTTAATGTCGTTCGTGGTGTTGCAGGCCTTGGTTGAATTTGTTTTGTAA
- the thiL gene encoding thiamine-phosphate kinase, which yields MKEFELIQHIFQASVMADTQGRDDILLGIGDDCAQVVVPSGQSLVFSMDTLVEGRHFPFDADPTDIGYRAVASCVSDLAAMGAKPAFFTLGLTIPDSDPQWLAGLAQGMAELAEPIGLALVGGDTTKGPLTITLQVHGYVETELAVKRSTAQLGDDIYVTGLLGDAAAAVPIVTGEWQVSSERFDYFYERYWRPQNRLIVGMALKRVAHAMMDISDGLAQDIQHILKASNKGAILHANAVPISAQLRAWQPDVALALALTGGDDYELCFTASKAQADEIAMITQTLGLECTKIGEVTEDGFSIEGYDGDISGWQHF from the coding sequence TTGAAAGAATTCGAGCTGATTCAACACATCTTTCAAGCGTCGGTGATGGCGGACACGCAAGGCCGCGACGATATTTTGTTAGGCATTGGTGACGACTGCGCACAAGTGGTGGTGCCAAGCGGACAAAGCTTGGTGTTTTCGATGGACACCCTTGTTGAAGGGCGACATTTTCCTTTTGACGCTGACCCTACTGACATTGGCTATCGTGCGGTCGCCAGTTGCGTGAGTGATTTGGCGGCGATGGGAGCAAAACCCGCTTTTTTTACTTTGGGCTTAACGATCCCAGATTCAGACCCACAATGGTTAGCGGGCCTTGCGCAAGGTATGGCCGAGTTGGCTGAGCCGATTGGCCTAGCGCTGGTGGGTGGCGACACCACAAAAGGCCCTTTAACCATCACTCTGCAAGTACACGGCTATGTTGAAACAGAGCTGGCGGTGAAGCGCAGTACAGCGCAATTGGGTGATGATATTTACGTGACTGGGTTACTTGGCGACGCGGCCGCTGCAGTGCCGATTGTCACCGGCGAATGGCAAGTATCAAGCGAGCGTTTTGACTACTTTTACGAACGCTACTGGCGCCCTCAAAACAGATTGATCGTTGGCATGGCTTTAAAACGCGTTGCCCATGCGATGATGGACATTTCCGATGGGTTGGCGCAAGACATTCAGCATATTCTTAAGGCGTCTAATAAGGGCGCCATATTACACGCTAATGCCGTGCCAATTTCGGCTCAGCTGCGTGCTTGGCAACCCGACGTGGCGCTGGCGCTGGCGTTGACGGGCGGTGACGATTACGAACTGTGCTTTACGGCGTCGAAAGCGCAAGCCGACGAGATCGCTATGATTACCCAAACGCTCGGGTTGGAATGCACTAAAATAGGCGAAGTCACTGAAGACGGCTTTAGTATTGAGGGATACGACGGTGACATTAGCGGATGGCAACATTTCTGA
- the carA gene encoding glutamine-hydrolyzing carbamoyl-phosphate synthase small subunit codes for MATSAILALEDGTVFKGVSIGADGSSTAEVVFNTSMTGYQEILTDPSYARQMVTLTYPHIGNTGVNSEDEESSNVWCEGLIIRDLPLTASSWRSQESLDSYLKRKGVVGIADIDTRKLTRILREKGALAGCIMAGENLDEAAAIAAAKAFPGLKGMDLAKEVSAKAAYPWTESTWDLVKGHTTPETFDFHVVAYDFGVKSNILRMLVERGCRLTVVPAQTPAKDVLAMNPDGVFLSNGPGDPEPCDYAIKAIKEILETEIPVFGICLGHQLLALASGAKTKKMKFGHHGANHPVQAIEKGTVMITSQNHGFAVDEDTLPANLVMTHKSLFDGSLQGISRTDKSAFSFQGHPEASPGPHDVAPLFDQFIANIKASKA; via the coding sequence TTGGCAACATCAGCGATTCTGGCTCTGGAAGACGGCACGGTTTTTAAAGGGGTGTCGATCGGAGCAGATGGCTCCTCAACAGCCGAGGTAGTGTTTAATACCTCGATGACTGGTTATCAAGAAATTCTTACTGATCCTTCCTATGCTCGACAAATGGTCACTCTGACCTATCCCCACATCGGGAATACAGGCGTCAATTCTGAAGATGAAGAATCCAGCAACGTGTGGTGTGAAGGTCTGATCATTCGCGATCTACCTTTGACGGCGAGCAGCTGGCGTTCACAAGAATCTTTAGATTCTTATCTAAAACGCAAAGGTGTCGTTGGCATCGCAGACATAGATACCCGCAAATTGACGCGTATTCTACGTGAAAAAGGCGCGTTGGCCGGCTGCATCATGGCGGGCGAGAACCTTGACGAAGCCGCTGCCATTGCGGCGGCAAAAGCGTTTCCTGGCCTAAAAGGCATGGACTTAGCGAAAGAAGTATCGGCGAAAGCGGCTTACCCTTGGACTGAATCCACTTGGGATTTGGTTAAAGGTCATACCACACCAGAAACTTTTGATTTTCATGTAGTGGCTTACGATTTCGGTGTCAAGAGTAATATCTTGCGCATGTTGGTTGAGCGCGGTTGCCGCTTAACGGTTGTTCCAGCGCAGACGCCCGCGAAAGACGTGTTAGCGATGAATCCCGATGGCGTTTTCCTTTCAAACGGCCCTGGCGACCCAGAGCCATGTGATTACGCGATTAAAGCCATTAAAGAGATTCTAGAAACTGAGATCCCTGTGTTTGGTATCTGTCTGGGTCATCAGTTGTTGGCATTGGCCTCCGGTGCGAAAACTAAGAAAATGAAGTTTGGTCACCACGGTGCTAACCACCCAGTACAAGCGATTGAAAAAGGCACTGTCATGATCACCAGCCAAAACCACGGTTTTGCGGTAGACGAAGACACCTTGCCAGCGAATTTGGTGATGACACACAAATCTTTGTTTGATGGTTCTTTGCAGGGCATTTCCCGTACGGATAAGAGCGCGTTCAGTTTCCAAGGTCACCCGGAAGCGAGCCCAGGTCCACACGACGTGGCGCCGCTGTTCGATCAGTTCATTGCAAACATCAAAGCCTCTAAAGCCTAA
- the greA gene encoding transcription elongation factor GreA: protein MKKVPMTVEGEARLREELNHLKTVVRPRVIADIATAREHGDLKENAEYHAAREEQGFAEGRIKEIEGKLSDSQVIDIKAMAVSSKVIFGTTVTLFNVDTEDTVTYKIVGDDEADVKVKKISYASPIAKAIIGKEEGDEVVVKIPSGEATYEIEKVEYL from the coding sequence ATGAAAAAAGTACCAATGACAGTAGAAGGTGAAGCGCGTCTTAGAGAAGAGCTTAACCACTTGAAAACTGTTGTCCGCCCTCGTGTGATTGCAGACATTGCAACCGCACGTGAGCATGGCGACTTAAAAGAAAACGCAGAATATCACGCTGCACGTGAAGAACAAGGCTTTGCCGAAGGTCGCATTAAAGAGATCGAAGGCAAACTGTCTGACTCACAAGTGATTGATATCAAAGCTATGGCGGTGTCTAGCAAGGTTATTTTCGGCACGACCGTGACGCTGTTTAACGTCGATACGGAAGACACAGTCACGTACAAAATCGTCGGCGACGACGAGGCAGACGTGAAAGTGAAGAAAATTTCTTATGCGTCACCGATTGCCAAAGCGATCATTGGGAAGGAAGAAGGCGACGAAGTCGTTGTGAAAATCCCAAGTGGTGAAGCTACGTATGAAATCGAAAAAGTCGAATACTTATAA
- a CDS encoding Lrp/AsnC family transcriptional regulator encodes MNIDLTDTQILTHLQNDGRLSNVELAEKVHLSASPCLRRVKQLESAGVIKGYRASLNRRKVGLSITVFIEVRLNCHTSEATEMFERSVASLPNVISAFLVSGHADYRLEVVSKDLIQYEDILKTIQNLPHVKDIHSNFAIRAIKSDAPLPL; translated from the coding sequence TTGAACATCGACCTTACAGACACTCAGATTCTCACCCATTTACAAAACGATGGTCGCTTAAGCAATGTTGAATTGGCCGAGAAAGTGCATTTATCGGCCTCTCCGTGCCTTCGCCGCGTAAAACAGCTTGAATCGGCAGGCGTTATTAAAGGTTACAGAGCCAGCTTGAATCGCAGAAAAGTGGGGTTGTCTATCACGGTCTTTATAGAAGTTCGGCTCAATTGCCACACAAGTGAGGCCACCGAAATGTTTGAACGAAGTGTGGCGAGCCTGCCCAATGTCATCAGCGCATTTTTAGTGTCGGGCCATGCAGACTACCGATTAGAAGTGGTGTCTAAAGACCTGATACAGTATGAAGACATTTTAAAAACCATACAAAATCTTCCCCATGTAAAAGACATACACAGTAATTTTGCCATTCGCGCGATCAAAAGCGACGCGCCATTGCCTTTATGA
- a CDS encoding DMT family transporter, with translation MSDTVQTASIQANHYRTIATGGAFQLGVFVAFVTACIWASWLVSVKIGVQSALTTFDLALMRYLMAGMILLPFLYRARRLLLTVPKWTLFGIVFGAGVPFFFLSSTGMHYAPVSHAGLLIPGTFPLFVSAIAVVVFKESLSRIRLLGLFAIMVGVVALLLISLWSLEGEVWKGDLWFIGSSFFFAVYTVSLRVAGLPPLAATGLLGLVSTLFLLILLATGVVTSGMNLVSTDTLIGQFFIQSVLVGLGSGFSYGYAINVLGAERTAAMGALTPVLASLLAIPLLDEPIGIAAAFGLCFVCLGVVFASGMVKSAGQK, from the coding sequence ATGAGCGATACCGTTCAAACGGCCTCTATTCAGGCTAACCATTATCGTACGATTGCTACTGGCGGAGCGTTTCAGCTTGGAGTTTTTGTGGCTTTTGTGACCGCTTGTATTTGGGCAAGTTGGTTGGTCAGCGTGAAAATAGGTGTGCAATCGGCCTTAACGACCTTTGATCTCGCTCTGATGCGTTACCTCATGGCAGGCATGATTTTATTGCCGTTTTTATATCGAGCTCGTCGACTTCTACTGACTGTCCCAAAATGGACTTTGTTTGGCATTGTATTCGGTGCCGGCGTGCCTTTCTTTTTTCTCAGTTCAACGGGCATGCATTATGCCCCGGTCTCTCATGCTGGACTGTTAATTCCGGGCACGTTTCCCTTATTTGTTAGTGCGATTGCAGTGGTTGTTTTTAAAGAATCGTTGAGCCGAATTCGTTTGCTTGGCCTTTTCGCTATTATGGTGGGGGTTGTGGCTCTGTTGCTTATTTCTTTATGGTCCCTTGAGGGCGAGGTTTGGAAAGGCGATTTATGGTTTATCGGTAGCAGTTTCTTTTTTGCTGTTTACACCGTTTCTTTGCGTGTTGCTGGTTTGCCTCCTTTGGCGGCGACGGGCTTATTAGGCTTGGTGTCGACGTTGTTTTTGCTGATTTTGCTTGCAACCGGCGTGGTGACGTCTGGTATGAATTTGGTCAGTACAGACACGTTAATAGGGCAGTTTTTTATTCAGTCGGTATTGGTCGGTTTAGGATCTGGTTTTAGTTATGGCTACGCGATCAATGTCTTGGGCGCCGAGCGAACAGCGGCGATGGGCGCGTTAACTCCGGTATTGGCTTCTTTATTAGCCATCCCTTTGTTGGACGAGCCGATTGGCATCGCAGCGGCGTTTGGACTGTGTTTTGTCTGCCTAGGCGTAGTGTTTGCCAGCGGCATGGTGAAATCTGCGGGACAAAAATAG
- a CDS encoding methyl-accepting chemotaxis protein, with amino-acid sequence MRFNSIRVKSSLPVLVMSLTLLIALASMSYIISQLNTVLTAQADSYSNASSVVLNADRDLYQAKLAEQRIVVGVGNLVNEEKDRLENAQQVKDRFDAFRQYLSAEPEVYRSLGDFDKAFDSWLRASNAFVALDQNAPTFDAAEKKANAEFQALRGILDKAGEAVNNHAKLTKDTILGKEKAFEKVAFFVVMAGLLIAIWFSYKTPKTLTTRVRYLSQRIREISEGDGDLTQRIEFKTKDELGDLAYEFNGFVNRLRGIIGNIHKQSDEFGQMTQQLNKVATQTSGITSALANASASIVSAGHEMDMSNQQMAVVARNTADEAKTSNELTQSGMAAVNKSQHAITELVTDIEHALGRSGELQKSSESIASVLEVIRNIAEQTNLLALNAAIEAARAGEQGRGFAVVADEVRTLATRTQDSTNEIESMIEKLKINVTESSKAIQNSRDNAQFTVSNFVEVADVFTSLKVSFGKVQEMAAQTAQATHEQSMVANDINQNMVALKDQSDSVQSVSDLIEQQAKDITKLYNALDHQVGSFKV; translated from the coding sequence GCCTCCTCTGTGGTGTTAAATGCAGACCGAGATCTTTATCAGGCTAAGTTGGCAGAGCAGCGTATCGTTGTGGGCGTTGGTAATTTGGTCAATGAAGAAAAAGATCGCTTAGAAAACGCGCAGCAAGTAAAAGATCGTTTTGACGCTTTTCGTCAGTATTTGTCCGCAGAGCCTGAAGTATATCGCTCGTTGGGCGATTTTGACAAAGCGTTCGATTCCTGGCTAAGGGCGTCTAATGCCTTTGTTGCGTTAGATCAAAATGCGCCGACGTTTGACGCTGCTGAGAAAAAAGCCAACGCTGAGTTTCAGGCATTGAGAGGCATCTTAGACAAGGCGGGTGAAGCGGTTAACAATCATGCTAAGCTCACTAAAGATACCATCTTAGGTAAAGAAAAAGCCTTTGAAAAAGTCGCATTTTTTGTTGTTATGGCGGGGTTGTTAATCGCTATTTGGTTCAGTTATAAAACGCCTAAAACATTGACGACGCGAGTGCGTTATTTGAGCCAGCGTATTCGTGAAATCTCTGAAGGAGATGGCGATCTAACACAGCGCATTGAATTCAAAACGAAAGACGAGTTAGGCGACCTTGCTTATGAGTTTAATGGGTTTGTAAATCGTCTACGTGGCATCATTGGTAACATTCACAAACAATCTGACGAATTTGGCCAGATGACCCAGCAATTGAATAAAGTCGCCACTCAGACGTCCGGTATTACCTCTGCGTTAGCAAACGCTTCCGCGTCTATCGTTAGCGCAGGGCATGAAATGGACATGTCCAATCAACAAATGGCTGTAGTGGCTCGCAATACGGCAGATGAAGCGAAAACCTCAAATGAACTGACTCAGTCTGGTATGGCCGCGGTAAATAAATCTCAGCATGCGATCACAGAGTTGGTAACTGACATTGAGCATGCGCTTGGCCGATCAGGTGAATTGCAGAAGAGTTCAGAAAGCATCGCTTCTGTTCTGGAGGTGATTCGTAATATCGCTGAGCAAACGAACTTGTTAGCGCTCAACGCCGCAATAGAAGCGGCACGTGCCGGTGAGCAGGGCCGTGGTTTTGCGGTCGTTGCGGATGAAGTTCGTACCTTAGCAACCCGCACACAAGACAGCACGAATGAGATTGAGTCCATGATTGAAAAACTCAAAATCAACGTAACAGAGTCGTCTAAAGCCATACAAAATAGCCGTGATAACGCCCAATTTACGGTCAGTAATTTTGTGGAAGTGGCCGATGTCTTCACCAGTCTAAAAGTCTCGTTTGGTAAAGTGCAAGAAATGGCGGCTCAGACGGCTCAAGCGACTCATGAGCAGTCCATGGTTGCCAATGACATCAACCAAAATATGGTGGCATTAAAAGACCAATCTGACTCTGTTCAATCCGTATCAGATTTAATTGAGCAACAAGCGAAAGACATCACCAAGCTTTATAACGCCTTGGATCATCAGGTAGGAAGCTTTAAAGTCTAG
- the carB gene encoding carbamoyl-phosphate synthase large subunit: MPKRTDIKSVLILGAGPIVIGQACEFDYSGAQACKALREEGFRVILVNSNPATIMTDPVMADATYIEPIEWQTVEKIIEKERPDAVLPTMGGQTALNCALDLERHGVLAKYKVEMIGATADAIDKAEDRNRFDQAMKAIGLECPRAGIAHSMEEALKVQSDLGFPCIIRPSFTMGGTGGGIAYNMEEFEEICTRGLDLSPTNELLIDESLIGWKEYEMEVVRDKKDNCIIVCAIENFDAMGVHTGDSITVAPAQTLTDKEYQIMRNASLAVLREIGVETGGSNVQFGMDPKTGRLVVIEMNPRVSRSSALASKATGFPIAKIAAKLAIGYTLDELQNDITGGQTPASFEPAIDYVVTKIPRFTFEKFPTANDRLTTQMKSVGEVMAIGRTFQESLQKALRGLEVGSDGFNPQLDFSEENSKEKLAYELQSPGSDRIWYIGDAFRSGMTVDEIYAATGVDHWFLVQIEDLIKEELALADKGLVDMTYDVIRRLKRKGFSDSRLASLLSVTEKSMRERRYLMNVHPVYKRVDTCAAEFATDTAYLYSTYEEECEAAPTDREKIIILGGGPNRIGQGIEFDYCCVHAALGLREAGYETIMVNCNPETVSTDYDTSDRLYFEPVTLEDVLEIVRKEKPKGVIVQFGGQTPLKIARALQNEGVPIIGTTPESIDRAEDRERFQSMIQRLGYKQPHNATVRSVEQAAAKAAEIGYPLVVRPSYVLGGRAMEIVYSEKELNRYMTTAVKVSNDSPVLLDHFLNAAIEIDIDCISDGHQVVIGGIMQHIEQAGVHSGDSACSLPPYSLSQEVQDDIREMIKNMALELGVIGLMNTQLAVQDGEIYVIEVNPRASRTVPFVSKCIGRSLAQVAALVMAGKTLEELGFTKEIIPSYFSVKEAVFPFNKFQGVDPILGPEMKSTGEVMGVGDTFAEAFGKAVLGGGTVLPTSGCAFISVRDMDKEGAVSVALRLSELGFAIVATEGTAKYLSEHGVEVRKVNKVNEGRPHIVDMMKNGEIDYIINTTSGTQAITDSSLIRRTALQRKVCYTTTLAGAEATSMAISLTGETKVRRLQDLHLGK, from the coding sequence ATGCCAAAGCGTACTGATATAAAAAGCGTCTTAATTTTAGGTGCAGGTCCTATTGTCATCGGTCAAGCGTGTGAGTTTGACTATTCTGGTGCTCAAGCGTGTAAAGCCCTTCGTGAAGAAGGTTTCCGCGTAATTCTGGTGAACTCCAACCCAGCGACCATCATGACCGACCCTGTGATGGCCGACGCGACTTACATCGAGCCAATTGAATGGCAGACTGTTGAGAAAATCATTGAGAAAGAACGCCCAGATGCGGTTCTGCCCACCATGGGTGGCCAAACAGCACTGAACTGTGCGTTGGATCTTGAGCGTCACGGTGTGTTGGCAAAATACAAGGTTGAAATGATCGGCGCGACGGCCGATGCCATCGACAAAGCGGAAGACCGTAATCGATTCGACCAAGCGATGAAAGCCATTGGTCTTGAATGTCCACGTGCTGGCATTGCGCACAGCATGGAAGAAGCCCTAAAAGTACAATCCGACTTAGGCTTCCCTTGTATTATTCGACCTTCTTTTACCATGGGCGGCACCGGCGGCGGTATCGCATACAACATGGAAGAGTTCGAAGAAATTTGTACCCGTGGTTTGGATTTATCGCCAACCAACGAATTGCTGATCGATGAATCACTCATCGGTTGGAAAGAGTACGAGATGGAAGTTGTCCGCGACAAAAAAGACAACTGCATCATTGTTTGTGCGATCGAAAACTTCGACGCGATGGGCGTGCACACGGGTGATTCCATCACCGTTGCCCCTGCACAAACGCTAACGGACAAAGAATACCAAATTATGCGTAACGCCTCTTTGGCGGTATTGCGTGAGATCGGTGTTGAAACCGGTGGTTCCAACGTACAGTTTGGTATGGATCCGAAAACCGGCCGTTTGGTGGTGATCGAGATGAACCCACGTGTGTCGCGTTCGTCTGCCTTGGCATCGAAAGCGACCGGTTTCCCGATTGCGAAAATTGCGGCGAAATTGGCAATTGGTTACACCCTTGATGAGTTGCAAAACGACATCACGGGTGGACAAACTCCAGCGAGTTTCGAGCCAGCGATTGATTACGTGGTAACGAAAATTCCTCGTTTTACCTTCGAAAAATTCCCGACAGCCAACGATCGTTTGACCACACAGATGAAATCTGTGGGCGAAGTTATGGCGATTGGCCGTACTTTCCAAGAATCTTTGCAAAAAGCTTTGCGCGGTTTGGAAGTGGGTTCTGATGGTTTTAATCCTCAGTTGGATTTCTCTGAAGAAAATAGCAAAGAGAAATTGGCGTACGAGCTTCAATCTCCTGGTTCTGACCGTATTTGGTACATCGGCGATGCGTTCCGCTCTGGTATGACCGTTGACGAAATTTACGCGGCGACCGGCGTTGATCATTGGTTCTTGGTGCAAATCGAAGACTTGATCAAGGAAGAGTTAGCATTGGCAGACAAAGGCCTTGTGGACATGACGTACGATGTGATTCGTCGTCTAAAGCGCAAAGGTTTCTCTGATTCTCGCTTGGCAAGCTTGTTAAGCGTGACCGAAAAATCCATGCGCGAGCGTCGTTATTTGATGAACGTGCATCCGGTGTACAAACGCGTTGATACCTGTGCGGCAGAATTTGCAACCGACACCGCGTACCTTTACTCCACTTATGAAGAAGAATGTGAAGCGGCGCCAACCGATCGCGAAAAAATCATCATTCTTGGTGGTGGTCCGAACCGTATCGGTCAAGGTATCGAGTTTGATTATTGCTGTGTGCACGCGGCGTTAGGTTTGCGTGAAGCCGGTTACGAAACCATCATGGTGAACTGTAACCCTGAAACGGTTTCAACCGACTACGATACATCTGACCGCTTGTACTTCGAGCCGGTAACGCTAGAAGACGTGTTGGAAATTGTTCGAAAAGAAAAACCAAAAGGCGTGATCGTGCAGTTTGGTGGTCAAACACCGCTGAAAATTGCCCGTGCCTTGCAAAACGAAGGCGTGCCTATCATTGGTACCACGCCTGAGTCGATTGACCGCGCCGAAGATCGTGAGCGTTTCCAAAGCATGATTCAGCGTTTGGGCTACAAGCAGCCACACAATGCGACGGTTCGTAGTGTGGAGCAAGCGGCGGCCAAAGCGGCTGAAATCGGCTATCCGTTGGTGGTTCGTCCTTCTTATGTATTGGGCGGCCGTGCGATGGAAATCGTTTACAGCGAAAAAGAATTGAATCGCTACATGACCACCGCCGTAAAAGTATCGAATGACAGTCCTGTGTTATTGGATCACTTCTTAAACGCAGCGATTGAAATCGATATTGATTGTATTTCTGATGGTCATCAAGTAGTGATTGGCGGCATTATGCAGCACATCGAACAAGCGGGTGTTCACTCTGGTGACTCCGCGTGTTCCTTGCCTCCGTATTCTTTGTCGCAAGAAGTGCAAGATGACATTCGCGAGATGATCAAAAACATGGCGCTGGAATTGGGCGTCATTGGTTTGATGAACACTCAGCTTGCAGTACAAGACGGTGAGATTTATGTGATTGAGGTGAACCCTCGTGCGTCACGTACCGTGCCTTTCGTCTCTAAGTGCATCGGTCGTTCTTTGGCGCAAGTGGCGGCTTTGGTCATGGCTGGCAAGACATTGGAAGAACTGGGTTTCACCAAAGAAATCATTCCTTCTTATTTCAGCGTGAAAGAAGCGGTTTTCCCCTTTAATAAGTTCCAAGGCGTTGATCCGATTCTTGGCCCTGAAATGAAATCCACCGGTGAAGTCATGGGCGTGGGCGATACCTTCGCTGAAGCCTTTGGTAAAGCGGTGTTGGGTGGCGGTACCGTCTTGCCAACGTCGGGTTGTGCTTTTATCAGTGTTCGCGATATGGACAAAGAAGGCGCAGTCAGTGTGGCACTTCGTTTGTCTGAGCTCGGTTTTGCGATTGTGGCGACAGAGGGCACGGCGAAATACTTGTCTGAGCACGGCGTTGAAGTGCGTAAAGTCAACAAGGTGAACGAAGGTCGTCCACACATTGTTGATATGATGAAGAATGGTGAGATTGATTACATCATCAACACCACATCAGGCACACAAGCCATTACCGACTCGTCTTTGATCCGTCGTACAGCTTTGCAGCGCAAGGTTTGCTACACTACGACATTGGCAGGCGCTGAAGCAACCAGCATGGCGATTAGCCTAACGGGTGAAACCAAAGTTAGAAGACTGCAAGATTTGCACTTGGGGAAATGA